In Merismopedia glauca CCAP 1448/3, the following proteins share a genomic window:
- a CDS encoding DUF4365 domain-containing protein, which yields MLTDQHIAEALSRAYVRAIAGRAGLNLAIREYDYGVDGSFDEVAVRQNRRVESGFSLSFQLKASTQWQLDSTHVIYDLEVKTYNDLILRRSMRAAIPCILILLALPPDPTQWLICEESELRLQGTCYWEYLGGNLSENRQSVRIRIARSQRLNPESLLTLIENVKTGDWS from the coding sequence GTGTTAACTGACCAACATATTGCTGAAGCGTTAAGCCGTGCCTATGTTCGGGCGATCGCCGGACGTGCGGGACTCAACTTAGCTATTCGGGAATATGACTATGGCGTAGATGGTAGCTTTGATGAAGTTGCTGTGCGTCAAAATCGACGAGTTGAATCTGGCTTTTCCCTCAGTTTTCAACTCAAAGCTTCAACCCAATGGCAACTAGACTCCACTCATGTTATCTATGACCTAGAAGTGAAAACCTACAATGATTTGATTCTCAGACGCAGCATGAGAGCCGCGATTCCCTGTATTCTAATTTTGTTAGCACTACCTCCCGATCCCACTCAATGGCTGATTTGTGAAGAATCAGAACTGAGATTGCAAGGAACTTGCTACTGGGAATACCTTGGTGGCAATCTCAGCGAAAATCGCCAATCTGTCAGAATCCGCATAGCCAGATCGCAACGCCTCAACCCAGAATCTTTGCTAACCTTAATAGAGAATGTCAAAACAGGAGATTGGTCGTGA